The window TAATTCAGCTCCAGTCTCTGTAAGTAACAGCATTACCTGAAGTTTTAATGAAATtttcaacaataaatattctgtaGTGACCACACAACAAAGGtaatttttcaaatgaaatgtgGCTCACATGGAGTTGAGTTAGTTTTTGTGGGCTTGTTTCAGGCTGGAGCacagatttacacacacacacacacacacacacacacaagcaaacaaacaGCAGACCAGGCTGTGTGCCAGAATCTGAAATTCTAGTTTTCATTGAGGCTCAGAGCTTGTAGATGCTGAGCGGATGGGGGTCAGCGGAATAACCGAAGTCTCTTGGTAAAGGATTTAATAATAAAGCTTGAATACTCTGTTTCTGCAGGGGCCTGGAGGGAGTGGAGATCCCAAATATCCAGACAAGCATGTTCCGCCCCATGTATAACCTCTCCTACATGTGAATATCTCATTCTGCTTTCATTTAGTTTGAAATATAATTAGTCCTCTATTGTGTAGTGATATGTTCATGTGCTATTATGTACTTTTTTCCCCAGATATTTCAAGAAGTTCCAGTACTGCTCTTATGCCCCACATGTCCGGAAGTGTAAACCGAACTCAGACGGACTCTCGTCTTTTGAAGATCTGCTTGCTAATGTGGTTCTTCGTGTGTCCGTGTGGGTCATGGCTTTTATCACCTGCTTTGGAAACCTCTTTGTCATCGGGATGCGGACAGTCCTGCGGGCTGAGAACAACCTGCATGCTCTCTGCATCAAGGTTTTGTGCTGTGAGTACCAGAGGTACCCATTTTACCTACGCCTACATTAtattaaatgctaaatattttttatgagttAAAAGCACACATACATCTGTTTTTAGGGTTTATTTCTACTATAACTGGGTGACTGTTATGAAACCAATGTGACGCAAGCAGAAGCAGCTGGCGGTCCTTGAAACAAGCCGTTTTCTAGGGCACCAATTGCTCAAATTATAAGTGTTCTAGCACTCATAATGTTCTCTCAATTATGTCGAAGATATAGCATAACATATAGAAAGCTATATTTCAATTATCCATAAACTTTAAAGAGGATACCAATTTTCCACAAGGTATGGTTGCTTATATACTTTGgctaaaatttctcaatggtcgtgtaaaacactttttaactcgtcaaaaacagctctgttcacagtgaCCCGTTTCGATGCATGTCTCTtaaaatgataatgagctacCACACGGTCCACCCTTCTCTCACTTGCTGAGGGTGGAATATGCTAATAAGGTACAGTCCGTCAGTGGTCGTGGGCGGGGCCTGAGCGTTATGACGTCATACTGCTCAGAAAATCAAACCGGCTTCATAATTGAGGCTGTTTTTTGGGAAttcaaaaaatagatttttatcacTGTAGGCTGATTGTGTCCACACACTGCtaagacacatttatatgcaaacaccTTGTTAAAAGATGATGAAAGAATGAGGTGGGTTCCGTCGAAGAACTCTCCCTCCCCTTATGCTTTCAGCAACCAAAGACGTGCAACAGCAGTTGACAATATTGACAATATATTGAAAGGCTGTCGTGGTTGGACGGGAAATCTATAACTTAGTAACAATTCTATTGGCACAGGATTCGTTCTCTATTACAAGCAGCTTCAGTAATCAATTCTAACTCTTGCTGGAGTTCTTGAGCTGGTTCCATTGATACCTGTTTGTCATGGAAAACACTTCCATTTTAGCCTGCCATGTCAGTAACACATGTGATGCGGTCACAAACCTGTGCTATGCCTTGTTAAATTGATATCGGGCCTGCTGGTGTCGTgatttgtcttttaaaaataacagtttgtaTATGCAAGAAAAGCGCTAACGTTCTGGCGCAAGACCAAATTATAAATCATGGGCTTTTAGGAAGCTACTTATTCATGAATGAGTTCTACTCCTGGCATCCAGTGAGTAATAGCTATTTACCACAATGTTTCATTTGTCCCTAGGTGCAGATTGCCTGATGGGGGTCTATCTTTTTTTTGTGGGGGTCTTTGATATGAAGTTCCGTGGCGAGTACAACAAGAATGCTAAGCTGTGGATGGACAGCTTGGAGTGTCGCGTCATCGGCTTCCTGGCTATGCTCTCCTCTGAGGTTTCCGTCATGATGCTCACTTATTTGACCATGGAGAAGTTCCTGGTCATCGTTTTTCCTTTCAGCCACCTGCGACCGAGCAAATGCCAAACGTTCACCATTTTAACTTCTATATGGCTGCTGGGTATCTCTATAGCTGCAGTGCCTCTGCTTAATGAGGAGATGTTTGGGAATTATTACGGACACAATGGAGTGTGTTTCCCTCTTCACTCTGAAGGTCTGGAAAAGCCCATCGCAAAGGGATATTCCACTGGAATTTTTCTTGGTGAGTTCTGCCACCGGTGGAAAACATTTGATGTATAGAAGATATTATTGATCTTTTGAAATACAGAGTCACTTCAGTCCAAATCAGTCCATAtctattgattaaaaaaaaaaagaatttgctaATGTATAATTTCTCATTATGTATGCATAGAAATGAGCTAATCATAACAAAtgtcatttactgtacatattcTTAATGATATAGTATACAAAAACCAGCTGTTTTTATCTAAGGGTCAGAAACAGAGTGGTTAAACTAAATGATGactaatataaaactaaatatattctTGTTTTTGATGCTGTAAGCTAACAAGTGTGGAGAAAACTAAATTATCAAAAACTATTGAATAAGGCCACcttaaaaatgagaaatgctctCAACCTCAATATTCTGAAGAATATCTGTCTTGTGTTTTTTGCCACATATTGTTAATTGCTACTAATTACACTCGATTATTCATGACACCAACCATACTGAACTGATGAAAGCTATTTTCCAGCACATTAAGCCATATGCTTAGTGGTACACTTAAGAACCCTCTTAGTCACAGACCACTGAGATGGCCTTGACCTATTGTCATTATGTTTATTGCTGTTGTTCAATCAGAGTTGTATGTTTATACTTGTAGGACTTAACCTGGTGGCCTTCCTCATCATTGTCGTGTCCTACTCCAGCATGTTTTACTCCATCTATAAGACTGGCATCAATGCCACTGAGCTGCGTGGACGGCTGCACAGGGATGTGGCAATGGCACACCGCTTTTTCTTCATCGTGTTCTCTGATGCCCTCTGCTGGATTCCCATTTTCCTGGTCAAAATCCTCTCCCTGCTGGAAGTTAAGATACCAGGTTAGTTGGTCCTAAAGACTTCAAATTTAAAAAGCTAATGCACTATATATTTTACTTAAGGAATATCTCTTTCATATTTTATGTCTCTCTCAGGAACAATAACGTCATGGGTAGTGATTTTTGTGCTCCCCATCAACAGTGCCCTGAATCCCATCCTGTACACTCTGACCACCAGTTTCTTCAGAGAGCAGGTGGAACTTTTATGGTGTCATCGGCATAGACGGCCAAGACTCAGACAGGACCGCAAGAGCCTCACCAACTCTGTTATCCACACTGACCCCTCAAGGTCTTCTTTCTACCATCACAGCTACAACCCACAGACATCTATCTTAGACATAGATGACAGGTATAGGTGAAGATGTTCTATATTATGGAAGTTACATTTGTCTGTAGTGGATCTACAGGGTTTTTGGAGCGCTAGAGCACAATGACAATATCTTAAAAGAGCCTCTCCACTGATGAATAATCGTGGATTGTGATCAGATGCTATAATGAAGGCCTACATTAGATATCTAAAGATATTATGGTTGGaccataataaaaaacattaaggtTAAACATAAAGTGCAAGATATCCTGACACAGTGCTCTCACATTACTATAAAAGGCGTTTAAAATGACTGAATCTGTTATGAACTTGCTAGTTCATTTCAGATCTGTTTTATGATATGTGTCATAAAAAGACACAGTTGTCAATTGACAGAGGTTCGGTTGACTTTTAAACTGCAACAGCCAACAGTggacatatatttgtattttgcatATGTATATATTGAGTTGTTCcttttttatactgtaaatgtatattaagtaaaaaaagataaaaagaaaaagacaagtcCAAACAAATGTTGCATGTTGTTTTctctggaaaaaataaaatacaattttgttcAAATTCTGGGCTTTTATTCTTGCCTGTATGCATGATCAATAATATTGTATCCTGAATTTGTCATTGTACTTCAAGccacattaaactttttttttgcgtCCACATGTCCTGCAAGAAGCGGTGTGGGATGCTGAAGCATAGATATGTATCTTCATAAAATGTGTGATTTTTGTCAGAACATATTTTTCTATACTTTTCTTTTCTATATATGTCTGtttatttcaggatttttttttttttttctgtgtgtgtggatTAAGTCAGTACAAGTTGTAACCACAGTCTATGGTTGTAACACGTTAGTTTAGAGGCAACGATGGGCGTGGCTTAACGAATAGGAGGGGCTTACGTCTTCTCTCTATTTGTTTGATTGACAGTCGTAACGAGGCAGAGGCTCTGC is drawn from Carassius auratus strain Wakin chromosome 40, ASM336829v1, whole genome shotgun sequence and contains these coding sequences:
- the rxfp2b gene encoding relaxin receptor 2b isoform X2, whose product is MRSVRFAAVFTSDLYLIWILFTTSITTIKGAGLEHRSSEDCPLGHFPCGNMSICLPQVLHCNGQNDCPNGADEDNCEVEQYPDRCRCINTEIHCVHVSLRSIPQVSSNVTSLSLKSNKIRVLPDEAFIKYIKLQRLFLQDNCISTVSIHAFSGLYKLQKLSLSQNCISLLSPGVFSDLHKLKWLILDDNPITTITANTFTGLSSLFFLSMVNTCLEQLPPARLCTHMPFLSWLDFEGNCIKTLGSSTLLGCEHLTVLSLRANLIKSLPENTLSLRTMEDLDLSSNLIKELPVSIFKDLPSLQILNLSQNPLDHIHPDQFKQLIQLQSLGLEGVEIPNIQTSMFRPMYNLSYIYFKKFQYCSYAPHVRKCKPNSDGLSSFEDLLANVVLRVSVWVMAFITCFGNLFVIGMRTVLRAENNLHALCIKVLCCADCLMGVYLFFVGVFDMKFRGEYNKNAKLWMDSLECRVIGFLAMLSSEVSVMMLTYLTMEKFLVIVFPFSHLRPSKCQTFTILTSIWLLGISIAAVPLLNEEMFGNYYGHNGVCFPLHSEGLEKPIAKGYSTGIFLGLNLVAFLIIVVSYSSMFYSIYKTGINATELRGRLHRDVAMAHRFFFIVFSDALCWIPIFLVKILSLLEVKIPGTITSWVVIFVLPINSALNPILYTLTTSFFREQVELLWCHRHRRPRLRQDRKSLTNSVIHTDPSRSSFYHHSYNPQTSILDIDDRYR
- the rxfp2b gene encoding relaxin receptor 2b isoform X4 encodes the protein MDFIHYIDNNNQRSRSGAQVFRRLSTGSLSMWQYEHLSATEVEQYPDRCRCINTEIHCVHVSLRSIPQVSSNVTSLSLKSNKIRVLPDEAFIKYIKLQRLFLQDNCISTVSIHAFSGLYKLQKLSLSQNCISLLSPGVFSDLHKLKWLILDDNPITTITANTFTGLSSLFFLSMVNTCLEQLPPARLCTHMPFLSWLDFEGNCIKTLGSSTLLGCEHLTVLSLRANLIKSLPENTLSLRTMEDLDLSSNLIKELPVSIFKDLPSLQILNLSQNPLDHIHPDQFKQLIQLQSLGLEGVEIPNIQTSMFRPMYNLSYIYFKKFQYCSYAPHVRKCKPNSDGLSSFEDLLANVVLRVSVWVMAFITCFGNLFVIGMRTVLRAENNLHALCIKVLCCADCLMGVYLFFVGVFDMKFRGEYNKNAKLWMDSLECRVIGFLAMLSSEVSVMMLTYLTMEKFLVIVFPFSHLRPSKCQTFTILTSIWLLGISIAAVPLLNEEMFGNYYGHNGVCFPLHSEGLEKPIAKGYSTGIFLGLNLVAFLIIVVSYSSMFYSIYKTGINATELRGRLHRDVAMAHRFFFIVFSDALCWIPIFLVKILSLLEVKIPGTITSWVVIFVLPINSALNPILYTLTTSFFREQVELLWCHRHRRPRLRQDRKSLTNSVIHTDPSRSSFYHHSYNPQTSILDIDDRYR
- the rxfp2b gene encoding relaxin receptor 2b isoform X1 is translated as MRSVRFAAVFTSDLYLIWILFTTSITTIKGAGLEHRSSEDCPLGHFPCGNMSICLPQVLHCNGQNDCPNGADEDNCGDNSGWADLFDRTFKRVHPQDLATDCQVEQYPDRCRCINTEIHCVHVSLRSIPQVSSNVTSLSLKSNKIRVLPDEAFIKYIKLQRLFLQDNCISTVSIHAFSGLYKLQKLSLSQNCISLLSPGVFSDLHKLKWLILDDNPITTITANTFTGLSSLFFLSMVNTCLEQLPPARLCTHMPFLSWLDFEGNCIKTLGSSTLLGCEHLTVLSLRANLIKSLPENTLSLRTMEDLDLSSNLIKELPVSIFKDLPSLQILNLSQNPLDHIHPDQFKQLIQLQSLGLEGVEIPNIQTSMFRPMYNLSYIYFKKFQYCSYAPHVRKCKPNSDGLSSFEDLLANVVLRVSVWVMAFITCFGNLFVIGMRTVLRAENNLHALCIKVLCCADCLMGVYLFFVGVFDMKFRGEYNKNAKLWMDSLECRVIGFLAMLSSEVSVMMLTYLTMEKFLVIVFPFSHLRPSKCQTFTILTSIWLLGISIAAVPLLNEEMFGNYYGHNGVCFPLHSEGLEKPIAKGYSTGIFLGLNLVAFLIIVVSYSSMFYSIYKTGINATELRGRLHRDVAMAHRFFFIVFSDALCWIPIFLVKILSLLEVKIPGTITSWVVIFVLPINSALNPILYTLTTSFFREQVELLWCHRHRRPRLRQDRKSLTNSVIHTDPSRSSFYHHSYNPQTSILDIDDRYR
- the rxfp2b gene encoding relaxin receptor 2b isoform X3, coding for MDFIHYIDNNNQRSRSGAQVFRRLSTGSLSMWQYEHLSATGDNSGWADLFDRTFKRVHPQDLATDCQVEQYPDRCRCINTEIHCVHVSLRSIPQVSSNVTSLSLKSNKIRVLPDEAFIKYIKLQRLFLQDNCISTVSIHAFSGLYKLQKLSLSQNCISLLSPGVFSDLHKLKWLILDDNPITTITANTFTGLSSLFFLSMVNTCLEQLPPARLCTHMPFLSWLDFEGNCIKTLGSSTLLGCEHLTVLSLRANLIKSLPENTLSLRTMEDLDLSSNLIKELPVSIFKDLPSLQILNLSQNPLDHIHPDQFKQLIQLQSLGLEGVEIPNIQTSMFRPMYNLSYIYFKKFQYCSYAPHVRKCKPNSDGLSSFEDLLANVVLRVSVWVMAFITCFGNLFVIGMRTVLRAENNLHALCIKVLCCADCLMGVYLFFVGVFDMKFRGEYNKNAKLWMDSLECRVIGFLAMLSSEVSVMMLTYLTMEKFLVIVFPFSHLRPSKCQTFTILTSIWLLGISIAAVPLLNEEMFGNYYGHNGVCFPLHSEGLEKPIAKGYSTGIFLGLNLVAFLIIVVSYSSMFYSIYKTGINATELRGRLHRDVAMAHRFFFIVFSDALCWIPIFLVKILSLLEVKIPGTITSWVVIFVLPINSALNPILYTLTTSFFREQVELLWCHRHRRPRLRQDRKSLTNSVIHTDPSRSSFYHHSYNPQTSILDIDDRYR